ATCCGCTTCCGCCAGCCTCAGCAGCGCCGAACGCTCCTCTGGAGCAAGCGCAGTCGGCACCAGATGCCGGTAGTCGACCCTGCCGATCTGCTCGACATCCAGGCCGCAATCGGCTTTTTGCGTGAGGATGCAGCCCACCAATCCATCGGTATGAGACAGGTTGAAGCGGATCGGAGCAGAGGACGGCGAGACGAGTTCGGGCCGTCCCCCGGGTGCAGAAGCAAAAGTCAGTTCACGCGGATCAGCGACCATATAGCGGGCAAGCAACAGCCTGAGCAGGCCATGGCTGAAGACGTACATGTCGCGGTCGCGGTCGAAGACAAAGCGTCGGGCACGCTGGCGCTCCTCCTCGTTCAGAACGTCACGGGCCGCATTCCACAGCCTGACGCTTGCTTCCCTCGGCTGGCTCAGAAAAATATCGACCCGCAGTTCACTGCTCACCTGCCATGGATCCAGGTCGCCCGCCATGCTCATTGCTGGTGTTCCACGGCTGACCAGTCGACCAAATCGGCAATTGTTGGGCGTTGGTGCATGGATCGGGACTTGAGCGGATCTGGATCTGTGATGGGGCTATCTATGTGGTCGGTCCATTGCGGCGGATGGATTTAGGGCGTGCGCATGCAAGCATACGATTGAGGGCGGCGCAGCCGATGGCCACTTCCGTCTGCTGAGCGTGAAACGACCGAGCCCGCAGACGCCGCCCGATGATGGACTTGTATCGGCCGATGGCAGTCTCGACCAGCGAGCGCTTGCCGTAGCCGGTGGAGGCCTGCCATTTCATTCGCCCGTCTCTGCTGATTGCAGCGATCTGCTGATCCCTTTGTCCGGGAGATTGATCGCCGGCTGGTTCGGTCGCGTTGGCGCGCGGGGGAATGACGATGACGGCAGCCGCACTGTGGTCGGTGACCGCGTCGTAGGTGGGCTTCCCGTCATAGGCGCCGTCGGCTGTGAACTGCCCGATCCGACCATCGATCTGGTTGAGCAACGGCTCCACCTGCGATGCGTCGCCCGCGTCCTGGTCGGTCATCGTATGTGCAATGATCTCGCTGCTATCGGCATCCAGTGCCACATGCAGCTTTCGCCAACCACGGCGGGATCTGGCGCCATGCTTCTCCTCCAACCATTGGCCCGCGCCGTAGACCTGCAGTCCAGTGCTGTCGACAAGAATATGCACTGGCCCGTCCGGTCGACCCTGGAGGTCATGCGCCTTGTTGGGCGATTGCCCTGTTCGCGCCCGACGGCTCAGGGTGGTATGATCGGGGACAGCGAGCGCCAAGCCCATCAAGGGCAGCACCGATCCTAATAATCCTTCGACCTGACGCAGCCGCAAGCCGAACACCAGGCCCAGCGTCAAGGCGGTCTCGATGGCTAGATCGGAATAACGAGGCTGGCCACCACGCGTCGTTCGGCGTGGAGCAAGCCACATGGCAAGCGCCTCCGGTGTCAGCCACAGGGTCAAGCTGCCACGTCGCCGTAACCCCGCCTCATATTCCGGCCAGTTCGTCACCTTGAATTTCATCCTGCCGATGCGATGGCGGCGGGCGGCGTTATGTTTGAAAGGCATCAAGGTCACAGATCGGTTATTGAGGTTGCCGATCGCCTACACCACGACCGCTAAACGATCCGTGCACCAACGCGCTCCAGCGGTGTTGCAGCAAATGCCGGCATGACGAATTCAAGCTTCGACGACAGCCCGAATGCAGCAGCCGCAGCAGCCGACCCCAGGACGGCGCGACGTGACATGGTAAACATGAATATGCCTCCTCTTGTTGATGGCATTTATGGTGGCGAAGACGGCTATTGCTCAGACGTCCTCGCTGACGAACTAGATCGCCGGCAAGGAACGCTTATTCCCGATCTTGAGCGTCATTTCTTCAATTGATTGAAAAACAAGCGTGATTTCTATCGCGCGCGACCAGTATCCCGCTGCATGCAGAAAAATCGGCGCCGGCGTGGAATAAAACCGCGCGCCGATCGGTCTAGACGGCAAGGGACCGCATTGCATGCCTGCCGGTCTCACGCCTAAATTCGGCTGCTGTTGAGGCAGGGAGGATGTGACAAACGATCAGATCGCCTATCCCGTCGGGATCGACCGATTGGATGCTGCTGTTGGCCCGGCACGCGTCAAGGACCCGCATTCGACCATCACCGCTAGCGGTGTTTCTCGGCGGCGTGGGCCGACTATTGCTCCTCATGGTCTCGGAGAAATCGAGCGGCGATCCGATTGCTTCGACGGCGGACGCGACCGTGCAGCACGAGTTAATGCAGCGCTTTCAGCACTTGATCCTTCCACATCTCGACGCGGCCTATAATTTTGCCCGCTTCCTCAGCCGCGATGCGGATGCGCGCAGGACATCGTCCAGGAGGCGTTCTTGCGCGCCTACCGCAATTTCGAAACCTATCGCGGTGGCGATCCGCGCGCCTGGCTCTTTGCCATCGTCAGGAACTGCTGCCATGTCTGGCGCCAGCGGGATCGCCGCAAAGCGCGGTTCGAGCAGCCTATGGGCAATGATGGCTACGCTGACCCTGATGAGGGTGGTGAGTACCAGATCGCCTCGGAAGAGGATTCGCCGGAGACAGAAACGATCCGGCGAAGCGAGCAGCAGCGCGTGCGCGCTGTTATCAGCCGGCTGCCTGAGGCGATGCGGGAAATTCTTGTCTTGCGCGAGCTTGAGGATCTCTCCTACCGGCAGATCGCCGAGATCATCGATGCGCCGATTGGCACTGTCATGTCGCGGCTTGCAAGGGCACGGCGTGACTTTGGCGAAGCCTGGGATGCATGCAACAAAAGCGAGACCGCAGGATGAGTGAAGCCCAACGGAAAGGCTGCCCGGAATGGCGCGTCATGCTGCACGGCTTTGTCGATGGCGAGCTGGATTCCGCCCATGCAGCGCAATTCGAGGATCATCTCGCCACCTGCGCGCATTGCAGGGCGGAGATGGAAAGGGTCCGTGCCGTGAGAGAGATCATCGATCAGGATGGCGTCAAGTGGCGACCGCCGGAGGCCCTGCGTTCGCAGGTCCTGTCGATGTTGTCATTCGAACAGGAAGCGGCGGCGGCCAGCCTGCCCCCGCCACGCCAGGCGCCTGTCTGGCGCCGCGCCTTGGATTTCATTCGGCAATGGAGCTTCGTGCCTTCGCTCGCGGTTCTGGCGGCAGGCGCCATCCTATTTGTCAACGCGCCGTCGCAGACCGTGCTTTTGCAGGACCAGATCATGGCAAGCCATGTTAGGTCGATGATGGCCGATCATCTGACCGACGTGCTGACCTCGGATCAGCATACAGTAAAACCTTGGTTCAACGGCAAGATCGATTTTTCGCCACCGGTCAGCGATCTCGCCAAGGATGGCTTTCCGCTGGTCGGCGGACGTGTCGACTATATCGGTGGTCGCGCCGTTGCGGCGCTCGTCTACCGGCGCCATGGCCATGTCATCAACCTGTTCATCTGGCCGGCGGCATCGGCCGCGCAGACGACGACGGTGCATGACGGCTACAACATGACGCAATGGTCGGATGGCGAGCTCGTGTTCTGGGCGATTTCGGATGTCGCCGCGGGCGACCTGGCCGAGTTCGAGGCCTTCTTCAGGGCGGCGGCGCAAGGCTAGATGTGAAGACAGAGACCGGGTTGCCAAATGGGCCCAGGACGCTGAGAGCCTGATCAATCTGATGCCAGCCTACCAGATGAACCCCGATCAGATGGGGCCGATCGTCCGCAACACCGCCGACGGAAAGAAGCGACTGGTCCATGCGCGCTGGGGATTGCCCTCGCCGCGCTTCGCATTTGAGAAGGCGGCCAAAGCCAAGGCCGAGAAACTGGCGGCCAAGGGCAAACCTTTCGATCTCGAAGAACGGGCCTGTCGCAAATTTTTCCGCTTAACCCTATGTTGACCATCCGCAGAGAATTTGCCGCTCCGAAAGTTGCGGAGCGAACCGATGATTCTGAATGCCATTGCCGAAAAGCTGAAGCGCCAGTCGAAGGATGATTTCAAAGGCAGGCATTTCGAGGCCTGGCTGATTGTACAGGCGGTCGCTTGGTACCTTCGTTATCCGCTCAGCTATCGGGATATCGAGGAGATGTTCGGGGAACGCGGCTTCGTGGTCGATCACAGCACAATTAATCGGTGGGTATTGGCCTACGCGCCGATGATTGAGAAGCGGCTGCGTCAGTTCCGCCGGCCACATTGCGGCTCTGTTCGCGTTGATGAGACCTATGTCAAGATCCGCGGCAAATGGCGATACCTATATCGGGCCATCGACAACACGGCAATCCGATGGACTTCCTGTTGACGGCGAAGCGCGATCTCGACGCCGCCAAACGGTTCTTCCGCAAGATGCTCAAAGACGAGCCCTTGTTGTCGCCGAATAAGATCGGGACGGACGGGGCCAACACCTTCCCGTCAACGATCAAAACGTCGGTTGATGATGGGCTTCTACATCCGGACCCCGTCCACTATGTCACCAAGCACCTCCAGCAAAATCGAAAGTGACCATTTCCGGGTAAAGAAGAACATGCCAAAAATCGGTGGCTTCCAATCTTTCAACACGGCGCGGCGAACCATCGCGGGTTTCGAGGCGATGCTGTGGCTGAGGAAAGGCTTCGGCCTCTCGGGCAGTTGGACCATCAACGATCAGAACGATCTGCTTGCGCGCCTCTTCGGACTGCAGAAAGTTAACAAAGCATGAAACTGAAGATGCTCAAGGGATAATCGCGCGCTCCGAAAATGTTTGCGACAGGCCCCGAAAATCTCTGCCGATGGGCGACATGCGGTTAACCAGAAAATTTGCGACAGGCCGAAATTCTGATTGAGTTCCGCGAAGGAGATTGAGTTCAAGAGCAATCGCTGATCGCCGAACTTGGTTCCTAATGCAAGCCAGACGAGCCGTTTATCTTCCAAGATCCATCTGATGGACAAGCGACACCATTGAACCGAGTCACGCCCTCGAGACTTTGCTTGCTTGTGACGAAGTCGCGGCATCCATTTGGATTGTTTGTACCCGGCCGGACCTGCTCGATCACCCCGGCGCTGCCAGTTGACGGGTTGGCCCACGCTAGCGGATCAGAACCGATCGTCGCCCGTCCCACGGTTTCGGCGATCACCGTTTGGTCAGTGATCGGAACTGCCGCCGCAGCAACCGGAGCAACTGTGGACGTCTGGAGCGGTTCGGTGTTTGAGCAAGCGGTAAGCATCAGCGCAGGGAACACGATGGCAATCTGGATCAGTTTTGAAAGCATTGAGTGATAAACCATCCTTTCGGACGCTGCAGATGACATCATATTGTGACCAGATGCGGGCGCCATTGACTGCTCATTTCGCGGACAACGACGAAAATCTCGAACAATAATGGTTCAAATTCTCAAAGACCCAATAGGCTGGCTCGCAAATTGCCCCATCTTCAGGAAATCGGTGGCGGTGCGCCAATGGCTACCGCCATTACTCCGTGAGGAGTCCTGGCGATCCTTAAACGGGGTCGGTGTGGGGCAGAGTGACTGACGAGTTTTCGCCAGCATTTCGGTTGAAGTAGCGGACCTCTGAATGCTAGCATGCTGTCTCTTAGGACAAGGGCCCACCACTTCGGAAGAACCGGGCGGCAAAGCGCTTGATGCGCAAGCTCCTGAAAACACAAGACCGTCCGCCCCGTGTAATGATCACCGACAAGCTGCGTCCTATGGTGCGGCGAAACGAGAGAGCATACCAGGCCTCGATCATCGTTCTCACAACCGACTGAATAATAGGGCGGAGAATCCTCATCAACCCGTCCGACGACGGGAGAGGATCATGAAGCGCTTCAAAGTATCGCGACAGCTTCAGCGTTTTCGTTTCCATCCACGACCGGATCAGCAGACACGCAGATCTTCACCCAGCCGGAACATAGTAACGTCCCGGGTTTCGAGCACCGCTGACAAAACTGCGTATCCGCATCTTCAGGCTCAAGCTGCACACCATTCGGCAGCGACGCTGTCAAACATAGGCGTGTCGATGTCTGCCGAGCTTTCCGCCGGGGCCTCCATGCGCGAAACCTCCTGGAACATTATCTCGCGCATCCAGATGCTTCCGGGGTCGGAATTGTGAAGCAAGGGCCACTGCACAGCCTCCGTGAACCAGAGGGAAGGCAGCGGATGATCGACGATCTGGAGGCGGATGGTGGGTTCGAAATGTCTGACGAGCCGCAAGGGCAGCGTTGCTATTCGGTTTGTCCCCAATAGCAATGATGGGATTAAGTTGAAGCCGGGCACCACGATATCGATACGCCGCTTAAAACCGTGCTCAAGCAACAGCCATTGTTCAACGGATGGCTTCAGCGTCCGACCGAACTTGGCCGCAACATGTCCGATGGACATGAATTGCTCAAGGGAAAGCTTTCCTCGCAGCTGCTGGTTGGTAGGGCAGCCGACACATACCAGTTTCTCGTCAAACAGCTTAGCCTTGGGATGGGCGGCTAACATGAACAAATCTGGAAGGATCAAGAAATCCACATCGCCACTGCGGAGAAGTTCGTCCGGATCATCATCGAGGGAGAGCAACTCGAAGCTGACGCCGGGTGCTTCGCGCGCCACCCGCTTTATGACCTTTTCGAAGAATACGAGTGCCATGAAATCGGAAAGGATGATCCTGAAACGCCGGTCCGACTCTGCCGGAACTAGTGGGTCCCAAGCAAGGATAGAAGACTTAATATGCAGAAGAGCATCGCGAACTGCAGGGGCAAGCGCTTCGGCTCGCGGCGTGAAGACGAGCTTGCGTTGCTGCATCACAAATAGCTCGTCGTTGAAATAGGCGCGAAGCCTGCCAATGGCTGCGCTCATGGCCGGTTGACTGAGGTTAATGCTGCGCGCTGCTGCCGTGAGCCTTCGCTCTGTCATCAAAGCATTGAGAGCGACGAGAAGATTTAGGTCCAGGCCCTTAAAACGCATTCCACCACACCTTGATGGTCCGATCAATATCGGGGCACGATCTCCCTCCTAACGAGTGTGGAGGCGAATGTGACGCCTTCAATGAGAACTGTCTCCACTGGATAACCGCGGACTTGACCGCCGTTCCACCTTATCTTCTCGTATTATGGTATACCATCAACCGCAAGTCAAACTTGCGCGGGCTCTCTGTCTGACACCTCGATGAAGTCGTGGTACGCGTGGAAACCAACACCGGCCTCAAGGTCGAATGTGCCCTCGACACCCGCACCTACCACAAAGGCGTCAAGGTCTCCGATGCCCAGATGGCAAAACTCAACATCAGCGGTGACGCTTTCCATCCAGAGTGGAACTACACCATCACCCCAAGAAACGTGTAGCGGTTATTCTGCGAACTATCCTAAGTGTCTGTTCAAGAATGGCTTGCGGGCGCGGGGTTGAGTGAAGGGCGGCAATCAGATTCTTTGTATTTTGCGACAAATACGGAGACATCGAATGGCCTGGACACCCTTCACCCGGCGTCATCATGACAGAAGCCGCATGCGCTACGCAAGCGATCTGACTGACCGTGAGTGGAGCTTGATCGACCCCTTCATGCCAAGGCAGCCCCGACTTGGCCGCAGACGCAAGACGTCCCTTCGGGCGGTGATGGACGCGATTTTTTATCTGCTGCAGTCGGGCTGCCAATGGGCATTGCTACCGCATGATTTTCCACCGAAGAGTACGGTCTATCATTATTTCAAGCGGTTCTGCCGGGACGGGACGTGGCGTCGTATTCATGACGCGCTCTATTGCCGAACGCGGCAGCTTGAGGGGCGCGAAGAGCAGCCATCATTTGCCATCATCGATAGCCAGTCGGTGAAGACAGGCCTGGACGCCCGTTCTGATATCGGCTATGACGCGGGCAAAAAGATCAAGGGTCGCAAGCGGCACATTCTGGTCGATACCCTGGGCATGCTTCTGAAAGCAGAGGTCCACTCGGCGGGCATTCAGGATCGCGACGGAGCGGCACTTGTCTTCGACAAGCTGGCCAACCGCTTTCCATTCATCGAAAAAATCTGCGGCGATGGCGGCTATCAGGGCCCAACGGTCGAAGAGACAAGCCCGCGACCGATGGAGATTATCAAACGCAATCAAGCCGGTTTCCAGATGCTGCCGAAGCGATGGATCGTCGAACGAACGCTGGCTTGGCTCGGCATAAACCGCCGAATGGCAAAGGATTTCGAGCGCTTCTCAGCCACAAGCCTCGCCTTCATCCAAACCGCAATGATCAAGCTCATGACCAGAAGGCTCGCTCGATATCCCCTTTCTTGAATAGACTCTAAGAGAGCTTGGCACTGGGTTCAATGATCCTGGTGACGAGATTTTGGTACTGAGGGACTTGACGAACAAAGGCCCATTACAGAAGCGCTACTAGCGCAACTTAACGGGCTACGACTGGCTCGTGCCGCTAAGTTTACGAAGCCTCGATACAGCTTCGGCAGTAACCAATTCCTGTGAATTCCCCCTGCGTCCCGGGACTCTTGCGAAATTATAAGCTAACCTTCCATTAACGTCTGAGGGGAGAAAGGGCATGGACACGATCGGCACCGACCACCTAGAATCCAACCGCTTCTACTGGGCTCGCCGCCTGCCGGCAAAGGGTGCATCGATCCCCGGCCCCAGTGAGATCGAGGTTGTCCAGATCTCGACCGTTTTCGGCGCAGCCTCCGAGTTCTGGACGGTCGCGGTAGTGGGCAGCGACGAACATTTCGATCTCTCCGCCTTCGAATTCTTGCACAAGGTCCTCTCCCCGCCAACCGCCGAGGGTCGACGCCCAAATTTGACCCTTGTTTCCGCCGGACCGCGCCGTTAGGCCGTTGAATTTAGACTGCCAGAGAGCCTGAGGCAGGCTGCTGAAATTCACTCTGGGTTGGCGAGTTGCCTGCTGTGGGTCTGATTTTTTTAGGAATTGGTGCAGGGATCAAATTTCAACATTTTTCATCTATGCGGCCGGATCGAAAATAGGTTGATTGATCCAGCATGCCGCACAAACATAACGCCGCCCGCCGCCATCACATCGGAAAAATGAAGTTCAAAGTGACGAACTGGGCGGAGTATGAGGCGGCGCTTCGCCGCCGTGGCAGTTTGACCGTTTGGATAACGCCGGAAGCTTTGATCGGTTGGGCTGCCCCACGTCGCAGGACGCGTGGTGGCCAGCCTCTCTATTCGGATCTGGCGATCGAAACTACTCTGATGCTGGGCATGGTGTTTGGGCTGCGTTTGCGCCAGAGCGAAGGGCTTTTGAGTTCGGTGCTCGACATGATGGGATTGGATCTGCCTGTGCCCGATCACACCACGTTGAGCCGGAGGGCCAGAACCTGGAAGCCATTGAGCAAAAGCAATGACCGCCAACCTGTGGCGGACGGGCCGGTTCACGTCTTGATCGATAGCACGGGATTGAAGGTCTATGGCGCGGGCCAATGGCTGGAAGAAAAACACGGCGTAAAGTCCCGGCGCAGCTGGCGAAAGCTGCATCTGGCTGTTGATGCCGACAGTGGCGAGATCATTGCACATAGTCTGACAGATCAGGAAACCGGCGATGCCTCGCAGCTGGAGCCGTTGCTGGATCAGATCGACGATGAGATCGACCAGTTCACTGCCGATGGAGCCTATGATGGCTATCCAACCTACGACGCAGTTCTCCGTCACAGCGCAGGCGCAAGGGTCGTCATTCCACCGCGCTCGAACGCGGTTGAACGGCCCAACGTCCAAGCATCCTGCCAGAGAGACGACCACATATCATCCATGCAGGCAGATGGCCGGCTGAAATGGCAGACGTCCACCGGCTATGGCAAACGGGCGCTGATCGAAACGGCGATGGGCAGATACAAGGGCATCATCGGGCCGCGTTTGCACGCTCGTTCATTCCGGTCGCAGCAGACAGAGGCTGCGATCGGGGTCACCATACTGAACCCAATGCTCGCCTGCGGACGCCCGAAATCCGTTCGTTGCGAGGCACCGACGGCAGCAACGAAATAAGTACGCATCAAAGACCGAATGATGACCCGTCGCTGAGCGGTGCACCAACGCCCATCTCATCGTCATCTGGCTTTCTCAGCGGCACCAGTTCCTATAGTCTGCCTTATCGAACCATGGATGCACATGCCGGGCGTTCGTGGAGAAGCTCACATTCGCCCGCAAGGCAGCACTGCATCCGGTCAGGGAAGATCGAATATAAAATGGGAATGTAGGAAATGGTTCAGAAGACGAACGATCTTTCACCCGCTGGCGAGTTCTCGAGGCAGTCGATCATTCGAGAGGCTCGGCTCCTGTTTTCCAGTGGGTATTCGTCCGCCAGTATCGACCGAATACTGCTGAAGCTGAACCTGACCAAGGGATCGTTCTACCACCACTTCGAGGACAAAAAAGCCTTGTTCAAGGCGGTTGTCGCAGAGGTTCAACAGGATGTTGCCACGAATGCAGAGCTCGCCGGCAAAGGAGCAGAATCGGCGGAGAAAGAGCTCACAGCCATCTGTCGCAGCTTCTATTCGCAGCTGCAGAGGGGCGACGTCATGCGGATCATCTGCAGAGATGCTGGCTCAATCCTGACCTCGGAAGAGTGCGGTCAGATCGATGAACAATATATGGGAGCTGTCCTCGGCCGCGCGATTAGGCGCGCGCAACAGGAAAAACTGCTGTCTGAGGAGCTCAGCCCCGATGCGCTGATACGCATAATCACAGGCGCCATCTACCAGACGCTCGAGTGGGGATGGGATGACGAGACCGGCCAACGGGTTGCTGACGGAGAAAAGCTTCTACTTCAGATGTTACACGCGCTAATGCGCCGTTGACAACATACCGACGGCATGGTTGCCTCCATACCATTGGTATGGAGACGCCTATGTTTCATTCCCGTCGTGGTCAAACCCAACGTGCAAATATCTTCGGTCACAATATAGCTATCATCGGCGGTGGACCCACCGCCTTGTACTTTCTCAAGCATGTCGTGGATGCGCCCCTCGAAAACACGGTTCTCACATTCTTTAGTTCGGCAGAGCAGCTCGGGCCTGGAATGCCCTACAGTCCCAGCTGGGTTGCCAAGGAGCATCTTGCCAATATCGCCTGCGAAGAGATTCCCGACCTTGAGCAGTCCCCCCACGAATGGCTGGCAAGTCAGCCAGATGGTTGGCTCGCGGATCACAACATTCGGCGGGCACAAATCGGCCCGAGCTTCATCCCGACCCGTTGGGTGCTTGGCGAATACCTTAACGCCCAATTTACCGCGCTTGCCGCGAGGGCCGCATCCCACGGCATTGCTGTCCAGTATCTGAACACCGTGAAGGTGAAGGATATTGAAGCAATTGGCGATCGACGTTTTGGGGTGATCTTTGAGGGGGTTGGGGGCTTCGATGCTCAGCGTCTCGATTTCGACAAGGTCGTGATTGCCACTGGTCATGAGTGGCCCTCGGACCCTCAGCCGAACACGAAGTTTCTGACATCGCCATGGCCAATTTCACGGCTCACGAGCACACTGGCGAAATCGGTTGGCATCATCGGCAGCTCACTATCCGCCGTCGATGTGTGCCTTACGATCGCCCGGATGAACGGCGAGTTTATCCGAGACTTTGACGGCAGGCTCGAATATGTCCCAGATGTTCTATCACGCGATCTCAAGATCGTATTGCATTCACGGCGCGGCCTCCTCCCGAGCTTGCGCTTCCATTTCGAATATCCGCGGATTCAAGTCCATCAATATATCAGTGAAGACGAAATTCGCGATCACATTGCTGGCAACGGTGGCTTCCTGTCGCTGGATTTCATTTTTGAGCGATCGCTGAAACAGGCCGTGGCACAAAAATCCGTGTCGCTTTACGCACAGATTGCGCACATGGATCTCGAGCAATTCATCGGCTTCATGTACGAGCGGCGACAACACCATGACCAGTTCGGCTTTCTGCGCCAAGAATACACGACATCCTTTGCGTCGCTTAGAAATAGAGAGCCAATATTTTGGAAGGAAATCCTGGACGACGTCGCCTACACGTTAAACTTCTATGCCAAATATTTGAATAAGGTCGACTTCGACCGCACGCGAAATTGGCTGATGCCGCTGGTCTCTCACGTCGTCGCTTTTCTTCCGCAACAGTCCTGCGAGCAGCTTTTAGCATTGAATGACGCCGGACACCTCACTCAAGCAACGATCAGCGGCGACTGGTCGACGACGGAAGATGGCGGCCACCAAATATCGCTGTCGTATATTGATCCGGATACCGAGGCCAAAATTTCCCTCAACTATGACCTCATCGTTGACTGCCGCGGGCAACGGCCGGCGGCCTTTGAGAAGTTTCCGTTTCCGTCCTTGGCGCGTCAGGGTACGGTTTCCCCCGCCAAGATTGGCGCCAGCCGGCTGACCCAAGGTCGGTCAGGTCAGGAAAACGCTCTGGTCGGCGGCGTTGATGTCGACGATCGATTCCATACGATCGGAGAAGGTGGGGAGGTCAACAAGTCTCTCTTCGTCCTCGCAGCACCTCATATCCATGGCCTCTACCCGTATCATTCCGGCCTTCCCTTCTGCAATGAAGCGACCAAAATTGTGGCGCGTGCCCTATTCGACACCAAGGAGGCAATCCAATGACGAGTGAGCTTTTCGGGATCGCATCTTTGGTGGTCACGCTTATCCAATACGCGCCCTACTGCTGGAAAACCTATTCGGGAAAGTTGAGACCTCACGTTTTTTCCTACGTCATTTGGGGGCTCGGGGCGGCAATCGTGGCAGGCGCGCAGTGGTCGGCTGGTGCTGGGCCGGGGGCATGGGCAATGGCCTTGGTGGCACTGCTGTGTTTTGCCGTTGTTGCCCTTTCACTGCGTGGGGGTGCCAAATACGTCACAAAAACGGACGTCTGGACATTTCTCGCGGCCTTAGGCGCGCTTCCCATCTGGTACTTTACGAAAGATCCACTATTCGCCGTCATCGTGATTACGGTGATCGACATCGCCGCGTTCTACATGATTTTCAACAAGGCCCTCGCGCATCCGGAAGAAGATAGTATCCTCTTCTATGCTGTCGCCGCTATCCAATACGTCCTTTCTATTTTTGCCACCGATGTTTTCAACCTCACGACGCTTTTGAATCCGGTGGTACTGATCGCGTGCGCCGTATCCGTGATATTCGCGATGTGGATAAACAGAATCGCGGTGAATACGAAAAGCGCATAGGGCAGACGCGGCTCGTTTGCCAAGCCAAGTCCAGGACTGAAAGGGGCACCGTAAAGTTAACCGACGGCTGATGAAGATGTGCGTACATGGGCCATGTCGGCATTGCCAAGTTGTTTGTCTTTGGTTGGAGGTTGGCGAGGCGGCCGTTTTTCAAGCCACCATTTCTGCAGTATAGTCGGCCCACAGGCAGAAGGCATCTGCCCTTGCGTGGCGGTATGAGAGAGCTGAGAGGTTGCACCGGCGTGGACGAAAGATCGTATTGATTTGATCGTGGGCTGACAGAAAGCGTTGCGCTTGACGAGGCGATTTGAACCGCCCCATGATCTTCTCCCGCTTCCTGGTCTGGCGGTGTGAGTTTTCAATTCTGTTGTTCAGGCCTTTATGGGCCCGATGGTCTGCATCTGGCGCCAGGTCTTGTATCAGTTTGACGTAGCTGCGCAGTTTGTCCGTTACGAC
The DNA window shown above is from Rhizobium leguminosarum and carries:
- a CDS encoding TetR/AcrR family transcriptional regulator, whose translation is MVQKTNDLSPAGEFSRQSIIREARLLFSSGYSSASIDRILLKLNLTKGSFYHHFEDKKALFKAVVAEVQQDVATNAELAGKGAESAEKELTAICRSFYSQLQRGDVMRIICRDAGSILTSEECGQIDEQYMGAVLGRAIRRAQQEKLLSEELSPDALIRIITGAIYQTLEWGWDDETGQRVADGEKLLLQMLHALMRR
- a CDS encoding FAD/NAD(P)-binding protein translates to MFHSRRGQTQRANIFGHNIAIIGGGPTALYFLKHVVDAPLENTVLTFFSSAEQLGPGMPYSPSWVAKEHLANIACEEIPDLEQSPHEWLASQPDGWLADHNIRRAQIGPSFIPTRWVLGEYLNAQFTALAARAASHGIAVQYLNTVKVKDIEAIGDRRFGVIFEGVGGFDAQRLDFDKVVIATGHEWPSDPQPNTKFLTSPWPISRLTSTLAKSVGIIGSSLSAVDVCLTIARMNGEFIRDFDGRLEYVPDVLSRDLKIVLHSRRGLLPSLRFHFEYPRIQVHQYISEDEIRDHIAGNGGFLSLDFIFERSLKQAVAQKSVSLYAQIAHMDLEQFIGFMYERRQHHDQFGFLRQEYTTSFASLRNREPIFWKEILDDVAYTLNFYAKYLNKVDFDRTRNWLMPLVSHVVAFLPQQSCEQLLALNDAGHLTQATISGDWSTTEDGGHQISLSYIDPDTEAKISLNYDLIVDCRGQRPAAFEKFPFPSLARQGTVSPAKIGASRLTQGRSGQENALVGGVDVDDRFHTIGEGGEVNKSLFVLAAPHIHGLYPYHSGLPFCNEATKIVARALFDTKEAIQ